The window ATTAGACCACAAGCCACATATCTTGCATGGCTTGATTTCACCGAAGTGACAACAGATGATACGCTGCTTGAAAAGCTCATATTTCATGATGCAAAAGTAGCCCTTGATGGTGGCACGTGGTTTGGTGAAACAGGTTCTGGCTTTATGCGCATTAATTTTGCTTGTCCGAGACGTATTCTGCAAGAAGCCCTTGAACGTATCACAAAGAGTGTTTCAGAATACTGTCAAGCATCACGTGAATAATTGAAAAACATATAAAACTTGAAGAAAAGAAGGTTGGTACGATTATAATACAAGCCATAAAGTGTTTCGTCACATGTATGTCTTGATAGCATAAATCGTACCTTTTTTATAGCACAAACAACCATAATTCTATTTTACAATTGTCATGCATTTCATAACCATAAATTCTATTGACAATTATCTATCATAATGATAAACTGATGGCACAATAGTGCGTTAGATACAGTAGAATGGAGCGTTATTTATGATTACAAGAGATAAATTAATACAAGCAACCATAGAACTCGTCGCAGATAATGGGCTTTACGATGTACCCACATCTAAAATTGCTAAAAAAGCACAATATTCAGAGGCAACAATCTATAAGCATTTCAAAAGTAAAGTAGAATTACTCATTGAAGCTTACTTGAACATCAAATCCAACGTAGATAGAACTCTTTTTATTCACGTAGAAGGCATCACAGACCCTACAAAAAAGTATTACAAAATATGGTCCAATTATCTTGAATACTTTGTTAACCACCCTAAAGAGTTAAGCTATTATCAGCAATTCAGTCATTCTACATATATGAATCATATTATCATTGAGAGAGGTAAGGAGCAACTTAGTTCTTTGACAAATTATTTAACGGAAAACATTGAAAGTGGTTTTTTTAGAGATTTACCCATCAGTTTTTATTATGCATATGCCTATGTACCTGTTCTTGAATTAGCTAATTCAATAGTAAACGCTGAAATCCAGTTAACCGATCAACTAAAAGAAGAAGCTATCCAGTGTACACTACGTGTCATACTAAATAGATAGACAGAGTCTAGTAATTGTGGTTGCTTAAACATGCAACAGATTATGATAACAAGGTTAGTGATTACTTACAAACCTTAAGAAAGGAATGTGTCTACATGGAAAAGATAGAAACAATGATGCGTGAGATGAAGTCTTATTTCTACCAAGGAAAAACCAAAAGTATTGATTTTCGTATTAAACAACTTAGTCAACTAAAGAAAACCATAGAAAATCATGAAGCCGCTATTATTAATGCTCTTCATAAAGATTTGGGCAGACATCCTTATGAGTCTTATACTGCTGAAATCGGAACAGTTCTTTCAAGTATACGTTACCATATAAAACACATCAAACAATTTACACGGACAAAAAAAGTCAAAACACCCCTTCATCAGTTAGGTGCAAAGAGTTATATTCAACCGGAGCCTTATGGCTTGGTATTGGTCATTGGGCCGTACAATTATCCATTTAACCTGCTCATTGAACCGTTAATAGGTGCCATAGCAGCAGGTAATTGCATTGTTCTAAAACCATCGGAACAAACACCCCATGTCACGAAACTCATTCATCAGATGTTCTTAGAAACATTCAACCCAAACTACATTCGGATTATAGAAGGTGAAAAGGATGTAACCTCTTGTTTAATCCATGCACCATTCGATTATATATTCTTTACTGGTAGTGTGCGGGTAGGTAAAATTGTCATGGCAGCAGCCAGCGAAAACCTTGTACCTGTAACATTAGAATTGGGAGGAAAAAGCCCTTGCATCATTGATAACACAGCCAATATTGAGGTAGCTGCAAAACGTGTATTATGGGGAAAATTCTTCAATGCCGGTCAGACTTGTATTGCTCCTGATTATGCGCTTGTTCATGAATCCATTAGACCAACATTCATCGATTCGCTTAAAAAAACAATTGAACACTTCTACGGTAAGGATGTAAAAGCTTCAAAAGATTTTGCACGGATCATTAACGAAAAACATACCCAAAGGTTAGCAGCTATTATTGATAAGGATCGTGATAAAATAATTTGGGGTGGTCAGTATGATAGGACTAATCATTATATTGCGCCAACACTCATTGACAATGTGACATGGGAAGATGCTTCCATGGAAGATGAACTGTTTGGTCCTATCCTTCCTATCATGACGTATAAGGATCTGGATGATGCCATTCATATGATTAATCAACGACCTAAACCATTAGCCCTCTATCTATTTAGTGAAGATAAGGATAGTCAACAAAAGGTATTGACATCTACAAGCTCTGGCGGTAGTTGTGTCAACGATACCGTTAGTCATTTTGTGACCCATCACTTGCCATTTGGGGGCGTTGGTCAATCAGGCATGGGGGCTTATCATGGATTGGATAGCTTTAAAACATTTACACATTATAAGAGTGTGTTGCATAAGTCCACAAGGTTTAATTTAAAATTTTTATTTCCACCGTATAATCAAAACAAATTACAAAGTGCTAAAAAGGTACTTCGATAAGTTTCTAAAATTAGTCCTTTTATTTATGGGTAGATATGGTATAATAGAGGAAAAGAACGTACGTTCGACACATAATAAAAGGGTGAATCATATCATGCAATTGTCAAAAAAACAAGCTAGAAATTTCATACTTGCGTATCAAATGCTGCTTAAGCCAAGGGCATTAAGAGGAAAAGAGGGCATACATGATTACATGAAACGCGTTCGGTGTATTCAATATGACCCTCTGAATGTTGTGGGCTATAATCCCTACCTTGTTTTACAAGCCCGTGTTAAGAATTTTAGAGGTGAACACTTAAATCAGCTTCTCTACGATGATCGCTTATTGGTCGATATATGGGATAAGAATATGTCCATTGGTATGACAGAGGATTGGCCTTACTTTTCCCGTTATCGTACAGAATTTCGTCAGCGTTATCAGAAAGACCAGACCTTTGTACAAGAGATAGAAAAGGTTAAAACATATCTTCATGACCAAGGTCCAAGCTCATCCATTGATATAAAAATGGAGGGTAAAATGGATTGGTCTTGGGCACCTGCAAGAGTTGTTAGAGCAGCACTTGAAAGCTTATTTTTTGCTGGTGAAGTCATGGTCTATAATAAGATTGGCACGCGAAGAATATTTGATTTCACGACCCATTTGCTTCCAGAAACAATAGCCCATCAATCCGATCCTAATCAGAGTCTACCGGATTATTTTAAATGGCATGTAAAACGTCGTATTCAATCCATCGGTTTGTTATGGAGCCGTTCCAGTTATGCGTATATTGCTATACGATGGATGAAAAGCAAGGATAGAGTGGAAGCCTTATCCCGATTAGAAGAAGAAGGGGAACTGATACCATTAACCATTGACGATATGCCTTATACCTTTTATATTGGTAAAGAAGACATAGCATTGCTAGAGGAAGTCATGACATGGAATAGAATAAACCCTCAGATAGCTTTTCTAGCACCATTAGATAATTTACTATGGGATCGTCAATTAATCAGAGAATTATTTGACTTTGATTATAAGTGGGAGGTTTATACGCCTGCACAGGAACGTAGGTTCGGCTACTATGTTTTACCTGTCTTATATGGTAATCAATTTATCGGGCGATTTGAACCTAAATTCCAAAGAAAATCAAATACTTTAGAGATTATTAACTGGTGGTGGGAAGGTGAAATCAAGCCAACAAAGCAGTTAAGTACTGCCATTGAGCGGGCATTATATGATTTTATGAAGTACCTTGGCGCAACGCAGATTACATTGCATACACAGGATCAATTTATTCATCAGGTTGTTGACACATTGAAAGATAAACGAAACTTATCATGACATAATCGAGGAGGCATTCTATGTATACATCCATTTTAGATAAAATTGTATGTCCAACATGTAAAAAAAAGCTTGAATTGGCCATAATAAAAGAAGAGGAACAAGAAATTATAGAAGGGACATTAACCTGTTCAGATGGACATGTTTGGGTGATTAAAGATGGTGTCATTAATCTTGAATCGGAAGAACAAACACTTGCAAATAATTGGAGCGATTACTACAAAAATACAGATTATGGGTCATTGGATCAATGGATTGAAGAAGCCACACCAACAAATCAAATAGAAGGTTATACTCTAGCTAAAAAGGCTATACTGAGTCATATTCAATCCAAGGGTGCAACACATATTATTGATATTGCCACAGGAAGAGGTATGCTCCTCACGTATCTGGCTCAATATCTTTCACCGGATACACATTTTGTATGTGTGGATCTTAGCCATGAGGTTTTGAAGTATGACCGATTAAAGGTTAAGAACATTAACCCTGCATTGCGTGTGAACTATATTGCCTGTGACGCCACGAGTTTGCCTTTTCTGAGACAAGCCTTTGATTTATCAGTATCTTTTTTTGGTATCACCAATATGGGAAATGCTATAGCACAAGGTATAACGGATGCTGTTCGTGTATCCAAAGAAGGCCTCATCAATGCAGGTATTGTTATCAAAGATGATAACCCTAAATTAGATGACGTGAATCAATATCTTCAAGATAATCAACTGGACATGTCAGTAGATTTTGCCACAGAGACCCGTTGCCGAGAACTACATGAAGGAAAAGGACAGTATAACGTTGTGGAAGAGAAGGTCTTTGAAAGCATCGCACAACCCAGTGATTTGGATTTGATTCCAATTGAAGGTGAATGGTTTAGTATTAACCTCTACCATACTACGGCTAAATAAAACAGGTTACATGGAGTAAGAAGAAGCTATGGATGCTATACAGGTTAAAAAGAAAACCTTACAAGCTATGACAAAGATGTATTGTCAACGTAAACATGTTATGCATACAGATATGGATTTGTGCCCTGTTTGCCACACATTTATGACTTACGCTGTTGAGCGGCTAGATAACTGTCCTAAAGCCAGTAAAATGAACTGTAAAGCTTGTAACATACATTGTTATGATTCCTACATGCAAAGCTACGTAAAAGGCATTATGCGGTATTCTGGTAAGCACATGCTCTATCGGCATCCCATACTTACGTGCCATTATCTGTACAATAAAACAATAGCAAGTCTATTTTGAAAACATGTTTCATTCACTAAAAAAGGTTGCCTTTTATCAAACAAAGCTGTATAATGAATAAGAAATTGCTATCCATAAAATTATAGCTTTTGAAAAAAATAAGTATTTGATAATGATTTAAAAACTTCATACTGTTAAAACTAGGGGAGGTTGTACTGACAATCTGAGAAAGAAATGTTATTTCTGACCCTTATAACCTGATATGGGTAATGCCAACGTAGGAAAGCATCAAAATCATGAACCACAGTATATTTGGTTACAAATAAGCACAATGAGGATATCTTTGTACCTCCTGTTATAAAGCCTATTTGTCTCTGGAATGCTATGTTTTTTGTTTTGATAACAGGATAGAAATTAATGACCAGTGATAACGTCTTGGAGCTTACCTTTAGGTAAGCTTTTTTTGATGATTAAAATTATTGTTCTTGTTATCATTTGTATGGATAACTTAGTCCATACAAAAATCCACGAAGCATTATCACAATCAGGGAAACTAAAATAAAAGAAGGTGAATAAATGCTAGTTAACGGTAAAGAAATCTCCTTAGAATCTGGCATAACAATTGATCACATGCTGGAAGTATTAAGTCTTGACAAGGACAAAGTTGTTGTGGAAATTAACATGGAGATTATTCAAAAATCGAATTACACAACCAGGGCAATTAACCATGACGATAAAATAGAAATTGTCCGATTCGTAGGTGGTGGGTAAAATGAAAATTGTGGTCAATGAAAAAAATTGCTTTGTACCCCATCATGCATCAGCGTATGCTGTGAGAGATATGATTAAGAATGATGCAGACATTATCATTGTTAATGGTCATGTCATCCATAAGGATATCACCCTAAAAGCCAAAGATACCGTCACCCTTATAAAAAGAGGTGAGAAACCCAAAAAACGTGCGTTAGAGGCTTTGCTGGTTGCAAGACATACACCTGGCGTGCACGAAAGAATAAAAAATGCCTGTGTTGGAATCGCAGGATTAGGTGGCTTAGGGTCCCATGCTGCTGTTTCCTTAGCACGATTAGGTATAGGAAAATTAATCTTAATCGATTATGATGTTGTTGAACCCAGCAATCTCAATCGACAGCACTATTTTTTAAAGCATATTGGTATGAAAAAAACATCTGCCTTAAAGGACATACTTGAACAGATAAATCCTTTTGTTAAAATCGTTACAAAGGATGTATGCTTAGATCAAACAAACATTGCCATGTGTTTTCGAGAACCAGATATCGTCATTGAAGCCTTTGATCATCCAGAATCCAAGGCAGTATTAGTCAATACGTTGCTTTCAGAACATAAAACAGTAGTAGCAGCTTCTGGGGTTGCTGGCTATTTCTCTAACAATACCATCACGACAAAACGGGTGATGAAAAACCTATACGTTATAGGTGATGGTGTATCAGAAGCAAAGATAGGCAGTGGATTAATGGCCCCTAGAG is drawn from Vallitalea pronyensis and contains these coding sequences:
- a CDS encoding winged helix-turn-helix domain-containing protein: MQLSKKQARNFILAYQMLLKPRALRGKEGIHDYMKRVRCIQYDPLNVVGYNPYLVLQARVKNFRGEHLNQLLYDDRLLVDIWDKNMSIGMTEDWPYFSRYRTEFRQRYQKDQTFVQEIEKVKTYLHDQGPSSSIDIKMEGKMDWSWAPARVVRAALESLFFAGEVMVYNKIGTRRIFDFTTHLLPETIAHQSDPNQSLPDYFKWHVKRRIQSIGLLWSRSSYAYIAIRWMKSKDRVEALSRLEEEGELIPLTIDDMPYTFYIGKEDIALLEEVMTWNRINPQIAFLAPLDNLLWDRQLIRELFDFDYKWEVYTPAQERRFGYYVLPVLYGNQFIGRFEPKFQRKSNTLEIINWWWEGEIKPTKQLSTAIERALYDFMKYLGATQITLHTQDQFIHQVVDTLKDKRNLS
- the thiF gene encoding sulfur carrier protein ThiS adenylyltransferase ThiF, yielding MKIVVNEKNCFVPHHASAYAVRDMIKNDADIIIVNGHVIHKDITLKAKDTVTLIKRGEKPKKRALEALLVARHTPGVHERIKNACVGIAGLGGLGSHAAVSLARLGIGKLILIDYDVVEPSNLNRQHYFLKHIGMKKTSALKDILEQINPFVKIVTKDVCLDQTNIAMCFREPDIVIEAFDHPESKAVLVNTLLSEHKTVVAASGVAGYFSNNTITTKRVMKNLYVIGDGVSEAKIGSGLMAPRVAIAANHQANMVLRLILGERHT
- a CDS encoding nitrous oxide-stimulated promoter family protein is translated as MDAIQVKKKTLQAMTKMYCQRKHVMHTDMDLCPVCHTFMTYAVERLDNCPKASKMNCKACNIHCYDSYMQSYVKGIMRYSGKHMLYRHPILTCHYLYNKTIASLF
- a CDS encoding TetR/AcrR family transcriptional regulator; translation: MITRDKLIQATIELVADNGLYDVPTSKIAKKAQYSEATIYKHFKSKVELLIEAYLNIKSNVDRTLFIHVEGITDPTKKYYKIWSNYLEYFVNHPKELSYYQQFSHSTYMNHIIIERGKEQLSSLTNYLTENIESGFFRDLPISFYYAYAYVPVLELANSIVNAEIQLTDQLKEEAIQCTLRVILNR
- a CDS encoding class I SAM-dependent methyltransferase; the encoded protein is MYTSILDKIVCPTCKKKLELAIIKEEEQEIIEGTLTCSDGHVWVIKDGVINLESEEQTLANNWSDYYKNTDYGSLDQWIEEATPTNQIEGYTLAKKAILSHIQSKGATHIIDIATGRGMLLTYLAQYLSPDTHFVCVDLSHEVLKYDRLKVKNINPALRVNYIACDATSLPFLRQAFDLSVSFFGITNMGNAIAQGITDAVRVSKEGLINAGIVIKDDNPKLDDVNQYLQDNQLDMSVDFATETRCRELHEGKGQYNVVEEKVFESIAQPSDLDLIPIEGEWFSINLYHTTAK
- a CDS encoding aldehyde dehydrogenase, encoding MEKIETMMREMKSYFYQGKTKSIDFRIKQLSQLKKTIENHEAAIINALHKDLGRHPYESYTAEIGTVLSSIRYHIKHIKQFTRTKKVKTPLHQLGAKSYIQPEPYGLVLVIGPYNYPFNLLIEPLIGAIAAGNCIVLKPSEQTPHVTKLIHQMFLETFNPNYIRIIEGEKDVTSCLIHAPFDYIFFTGSVRVGKIVMAAASENLVPVTLELGGKSPCIIDNTANIEVAAKRVLWGKFFNAGQTCIAPDYALVHESIRPTFIDSLKKTIEHFYGKDVKASKDFARIINEKHTQRLAAIIDKDRDKIIWGGQYDRTNHYIAPTLIDNVTWEDASMEDELFGPILPIMTYKDLDDAIHMINQRPKPLALYLFSEDKDSQQKVLTSTSSGGSCVNDTVSHFVTHHLPFGGVGQSGMGAYHGLDSFKTFTHYKSVLHKSTRFNLKFLFPPYNQNKLQSAKKVLR
- the thiS gene encoding sulfur carrier protein ThiS, with the translated sequence MLVNGKEISLESGITIDHMLEVLSLDKDKVVVEINMEIIQKSNYTTRAINHDDKIEIVRFVGGG